Within the Nocardioides aurantiacus genome, the region CCGCCCGGAGCCGGCTGTCCTCGTGGCCCGGGGGCGGCGGGGGCGGTCGGAGGTCGCCGAAGCCGGTGCTCCTCGAGGTCGAGGCGTGCCACTCGCCCCACAGCTCCCACTCCGGGCGCATGCCGGGCTCCCAGGTCAGCGCGGAGGGGTCGTAGGTCACGCCCATCCGCTCGCACCAGTCCTCGACGACGGCGGCGGGGTCGGCACAGAGCCGGTCGGCGTCGACGACGACCAGCGGCTGGCCGAGGTCCTCGACGAGGTCGGCCGCACGGTCGAGGTCGGCCCACCCGGTCTCCTCGTCGGTGAAGTCGGGCCACTTGCGGGCCAGCGAGGTCAGCGTCGCGGCCGGGTCGCGCACCAGGAAGGTGTTGCGGAACCGGGCCAGGAACTCGCGGTCGAGCAGCTCGGTGGGGTGGTAGGCCATGTCCTTGACGAACACCGGCCGCTCCTCGGCGGCCGCCTCGACCTCGGCGAGCACCTGCGTCGCCGCGCTGCCCGGAATGGTCTCGTCGTAGCGCTGCGATCGGCGGTCCGGGCCGAAGTAGTAGGCCCGCGAGAAGGGCTCGTCGAAGACGGTGTGGTCACCGCGCTCGCTGATCATCCGCTCGAACGACGTGGACACCGAGCGGGGCACGCTCCACAGGACGGTGATCGGGTGGCTCACGCCGCCTAGCCTGCCGAGTCGACGCCGCCCGGCGGACCGGGGTCCGCATCGTGGCGCGGCGCCCCGCCGCCGAAGGCATCGGAGACCTCGCGGCCGACGAGCACCCGGTAGGGCGCGGCGTACGACGCGGCACGCCGGCGCAGCGCGTCGCCCAGCGAGCCGTCGGGACCCGCGACGAGCAGCACGTTGCCGCCCCGACGGCCCTTGAGGGTGGCCGGCTCGGCGCCGAGCACGACGTGCTCGACCAGCGGGGAGGCGGCCGCGACGACGTCGCGCACCAGCGTGAACGGCGCGGTGTCGCTGAGGTTGGCCACCAGCGTCCCGGTGGGTGCGAGCACCTCGAGGACGACGGCCAGCGCCTCGGCCGTGACCAGGTCGGCGGGCACCTCGCCGGCGTCGTAGGCGTCGACCAGGACGAGGTCGGCACCCGCGCCGCGCAGCGCCTCCAGGCCGGGCCGGCCGGCCACCGGACGCACCCGTACGCCGCTGCGGCGCGGCAGCGGCAGCTCCTCGCGGACCCGGGCGGTCAGCGCCTCGTCGGGCTCGAGGACGACCTGCCACGAGCGCGGGCGCGTCGTGGCGACGTAGCGCGGCAGCGTCAGGCCGGCGCCGCCGACGTGGACGACGCGCAGCGGGTCGCCGGGGGCGGCGGCCGCGTCGATGACGTCGCCGGTGCGGCGCACGTAGTCGAAGGCCAGCCGGGTCGGGTCGAGCAGGTCGACGACCGACTGGTCGCGGCCGTCGAGCCGGACGAGCCAGGAGCCCGCCCGGTCGCCCTCGACGATCTCGGGATCGGGCATCGCGGGCGGCTCAGCCCTCGACGAGGCGGCCCGCCGTACGACGCCCGCCCCACCGGTCGATCTCGCCGGCGAGGTCGAGCCGCTCGGTGGTGGCGCTGTGCTCGAACTCGCCCCAGTCGGCGCGCGGGAGCATCCACATCACCTCGAACTCGTTGCCGTCCGGGTCGACGCCGTAGATGCTCTTGGTCGCGCCGTGGCTGGACTCGCCGGTGTAGGCGTCGAGGCCGGCCAGCGTGGTGCGGGCCGCCTCGAGGTCCTCCACGGTGTCGACCTGCCAGGCGAGGTGGTAGAGCCCCACCGTCCCGGGCTGCCGGGCCGGGGCGTGCGCCCCGATCCCGAACAGACCCAGGTCGTGGTGGTTCTCCGAGCGCGGCATCCGCAGGAAGGCGGCGTTCGCGCGGGGCTCCCGCGCGACCACCTCCACCCCGAACGCCGCGGTGTAGAAGGCCAGCGCGCGCTCGAGGTCGGACACGAAGAGCACCGCGTGGTTCAGGCGTACGACGGGCACGGTCATCTCGGGCTCCTGCGGGCTGGTCGGGGGTGGGTGGGTCAGGCGGACTTGATGGCGGAGACGTCGAACTCGAGCTTGATCTTCTCGCTGACGAGCACGCCGCCGGTCTCGAGCGCAGCGTTCCAGGTCAGGCCCCAGTCCTTGCGGTTGATCGAGGTGGCGCCCTCGAAGCCGATGCGGGTGTTGCCGAAGGGGTCGATCGCGGAGCCGGTGGACTCGAAGTCGATGGCGACCGACTTGGAGACGCCCTTCATGGCGAGGTCGCCGGTCAGGCGCCACACGTCGTCCTCGACGCGCTCGACCTGGGTGGTGGTGAAGGTGATCTCGGGGTTGGCGTCGGCGTCGAAGAAGTCGCCCGAGCGCAGGTGGCCGTCGCGGTCGGCGGAGCCGGTGTCGATGCTCGCGGTCTTGATGACGAGCTTCGCGCTGGAGGCCGAGGGGTTGGCGGTGTCGACGTGGGCGGTGCCCTCGAACTCGCCGAAGGAGCCGCGGACGGTGGTGACCATGGCGTGGCGGGCCGAGAAGCCGATGCGGGAGTGGCTGGCGTCGATGACGTAGTCGCCGGAGATGTCGCTCAGGTGGGCGGTGGGGGCGTCGAAGACGGCGGTGGCGGTGGTGCCCGCGTCGGCGGACTTGTCGGAACGGTTGAACAGACCCATGACGAGCTCCTGGTGGTGTGAGGTTGAGACTTCAACTAACAAGGTGGACTCTACACGAGACATTTGAAAAGTCAAACGTTTGGTCCCCGCTAGGTTCGCCCCCATGACCTCCGCTCCCCCCTCCCCCACCCGAACGCTCCGCGACCGCACGATCGTGATGTCCGGCGGCAGCCGCGGCATCGGCCTGGCCATCGCCCTGCGCGCCGCCCGCGACGGCGCCAACGTGGTGCTGCTGGCCAAGACCGGCGAGCCCCACCCCAAGCTGGAGGGCACCGTGCACACGGCCGCCGCCGAGATCGAGGCCGCCGGCGGCCAGGCGCTCGCCGTGGTCGGCGACGTGCGCGACGACGCCGACGTCGAGGGCGCCGTCGCCGCGGCCGTCGAGCGCTTCGGCGGCATCGACGTGGTGGTCAACAACGCCAGCGCGATCGACCTCAGCGGCACCCGCGAGCTGTCGATGAAGAAGTACGACCTGATGCAGGACATCAACGCCCGCGGCACGTTCCTGCTCTCCAAGACCGCGCTGCCCCACCTCGAGCGCAGCTCCGGTGCCCACGTGCTCACGCTGTCGCCGCCGCTCGACCTGCGGCCGCAGTGGGCCGGGCAGTACCTCGGCTACACGATGGCCAAGTACGGCATGAGCCTGGTGACGCTCGGGCTGGCCGAGGAGCTGCGCGAGGCGGGCGTCGCCGCCAACTCGCTGTGGCCGCGCACCATGATCGCCACCGCCGCGGTCGCCAACCTGCTCGGCGGCGACGAGGCCGTCGCGGGGTCGCGCACCCCGGAGATGGTCGCGGACGCGGCGTACGCCGTGCTGACGCGTGACCCGCGCACCTGCACCGGCAACTTCTTCATCGACGACGAGGTGCTGGCGCAGGAGGGGATCACCGACCTCGAGGGCTACCGCGCGGTGCCCGGCGGCGAGGCCCCGCTGCGCGAGGACCTGTTCCTCGACCCGATCTGAGCCGCGACCGGCTCAGGCGTCGACGCGCCGGCGGGCGCAGGCCAGCTCCGCCGCGAGGTCGAGGCCGTACGTCGGGCCGCCGGTCGCGGCGTACTCCTCGACCCGGCCGGCCCCGCGCTCGAGCAGCCGGGCCGCGCCGACCGCGTTGCCGCGGGCCGCGTGGGTGAGCGCGACGCACAGCTGGGCCAGGCCCTGCCACAGCGGCCGCTCGGCCTCCGGGGCGTCCTTCCACCGGGCCTCGAGCACCTCGTGGGCCGAGAACGGGCGTCCCTGCGCGAGCAGCTCGCGCGCGGACGCGACCGTCTCGAGCGCCGGGAGCGGCTCCTCGGACACCGGCTCGACACCGGTCTCCCCGTAGGGCAGCGGTCGGCCCAGCGCGTCGCGCGGTCGGGCCTGCCGGGCACGCCCCTCGGGATCCCGGTCGCGGCCCTCGGGCGCCCGGTCGCGGCGCCGCGCCTCGACCCCGGCGTCGTCGCAGAACCCCCCGCCGCTGCGCTTGAGGCAGAGCAGCCCGAGCAGGGTGCCGCCGTCGTCGACCACCGCCAGCCGGCGTCGCCCGGTGGCCGCCATCTGCTCGAGCAGCTGCGCCACGTCGGCGTCGGGAGAGGTCGTGCGCCCCTCGAGCTCCGCGACCTCGAGGGCAGGCTGCGCCTCCCCGTCGGCGCGCTCGAGGTCGGACCGGTCGAGGGTGCCGAGGAGCCGGCCGTCCTCGACGAGGAGCAGCAGGTGGACGTGCGGGTCCTCCAGGGCGACGTGCGCGGCACCGACGGTGAGGTCGGCCGGGTGCACGGTGGGCCGGGTGAGCATCGCCCGGGCGGCTGTCAGGGTCGTCATCGGGCGGAACCTCCGAGCTCGTCGAGCCGGCCGGTCCGCGCCCGCTCCACGGCCCGGCCGTCGGCGAGCTCGTCACGCTCGCGCGGGTGGGTCCGGTAGTGCTCGACCAGGCGGGCGACGAGATCGGGGTCCGAGCGCAGCTCGGGGCCGGGGAGTGCGAGCACGCGTCCGGAGTACCCCAGGAGCGCCAGCGGTCGCGGTCCGACCCCGGTGAGCGAGCTCCACGGGAGGTGGTCCCGCCCGTCCGGACCGCTCACCTCGACGCCGCTGGCGTGCAACCGCAACCGGCTGCGCAACCGGCGGCCGGCGAGGACGTGGCGGAGCCCGGCTGTCGCCAGCAGGGCCAGCACCGCGAGCACCGCGACCGGAGCGGCGGCGTCGAGGGAGGTGGTGCCCGGGGCGAGCGGACCCGGGTCGACCAGGGACAGCACGCCACCGACGAGGGCCAGGACGAGGACGACCGGCGCGGCGACGTCGACGGGGCGCGACCACGGCGAGCCCACGACCTCGGTCGTGCCGTCCACGGCGCGGAGGCGGAGCCGGCCGCGCCGCGTGAGCAGGGTGACGAGGAGGTCCGCCACCCACAGCAGCAGGGCGACGCCCATGGCGCCGAACATCCAGGCCCAGCTGGGCTGCTGAGGTGCCGCCAGCGGCACCGCCACGAGGCAGCCGAGCGCCACGACCAGCAGGGTGGCGTGCGCCAGGGCGGCGCGCACCGGGGTGACTCCACGCGCGGACACGCCCGTTCGGAGGGTGGTGCGCATCTGCTGTCCCTCCCCGAGTGCGGTCGACGCCAGCCTAGGCGCCGGGGTCCTCACCCCTCCCGTACCCACGGAGCCGCGTCAGGACAGGCCCAGGATGGTGCCGTCGTCGGCGAGGTCGATGCGTCCGGCCGCGGGGGTCGCCGGCAGGCCCGGCATCGTCATCATGTCGCCGCACACGACGACCACGAACCCGGCGCCGGCCGAGAGCCGGACCTCGCGCACGTGCAGCTCGTGGCCGCTCGGGGCGCCGAGCGCCGTGGGGTCGGTGGAGAAGGAATACTGCGTCTTGGCCACGCAGACCGGGAGGGCGCCGTACCCGTCGCGCTCGATCCGCTCCAGCCGCCGCCGCGCCCTGGCGTCCCAGGTGACCAGCGAGGCGCCGTAGAGCCGGGTGGCCACAGCCTCGACCTTCCCGGTCAACGACAGCTCGTCGGGGTAGGTGTAGCCGAACTCGTACGCCGGGGGCTCGGCCAGCGACCGCAGCACTCCCTGCGCCAGGTCGCGCGCCCCCACGCCGCCGTCGGAGAAGTGCGTGGCCGGGTGGGCCTCGACCCCCTCGGCCGCGCACAGCTCGACGACCTTGGCGACCTCGGCGTCGGTGTCGGTCGGGAACCGGTTGACCGCCACCACGCACCCGATGCCGTAGACGCCGCGGACGTTGTCGAGGTGGCGGCGCAGGTTGACCATCCCGGCCTCGACGGCGGCGAGGTCCTCGGCGCCGAGGTCGGCCAGGGCGACGCCGCCGTGGTACTTCAGCGCCCGCACCGTGGCCACCACGACGGCCACGTCGGGACGCAGTCCGGACTTGCGGCACTTGATGTCGACGAACTTCTCGGCCCCCAGGTCGGCCCCGAAGCCGGCCTCGGTGACCACGACGTCGGCCAGTCGGAGCCCGGCGCGGGTGGCGGCGACCGAGCTGCAGCCGTGGGCGATGTTGGCGAACGGGCCGCCGTGGACGAAGGCCGGCGCCCCCTCGAGGGTCTGCACCAGGTTGGGTGCGAGGGCGTCGCGCAGCAGCGCGGCCATGGCGCCGTGCGCCCCGAGGTCACGGGCCGTGACGGGCTGCGAGGAGCGGTCGTAGCCGACCACGATGTCGCCGATGCGGCGCTTGAGGTCGGCCCACGACTCGGTGAGGCAGAAGATCGCCATCAGCTCCGAGGCGACCACGATGTCGAAGCCGTCCTCCCGGGTGAAGCCGTTGGCGTGGCCGCCGAGGCCGACCACCACCTCCCGCAGCGCGCGGTCGTTGACGTCGAGCACCCGCTTCCAGGTGATGCTGCGGGTGTCGAGGTCGAGCGCGTTGCCGTGGTGCACGTGGTTGTCGATCAGGGCGGCCAGCAGGTTGTTGGCGGCCGCGATGGCGGCGAAGTCGCCGGTGAAGTGCAGGTTGATGTCGGTCATCGGCACGACCTGGCTCCAGCCGCCGCCGGCCGCGCCGCCCTTCATGCCGAACACCGGACCCATGGAGGGCTCGCGCAGGCAGGCCACCACCCGGTGACCCAGACCGTGGAGCGCGTCGGTCAGCCCGACCGTGGTCGTCGTCTTGCCCTCTCCCGGCGGTGTCGGCGAGAGCGCCGTGACGAGCACGAGCCGGCCGAGCGGGCGGTCCTCCAGGGAGGCGAGGTAGCCGAGGTCGACCTTGGCCTTGAAGTGGCCGTACGGCACGAGGTGCTGCTCCTCGATGCCGAGCGTCTCGGCCGCCACCTCCCGGATGGGCCGCAGCACCGCCGCGTTGGCGATCTCGATGTCGGAGCGCACGGCTCGTCCCCCTCACGGTCGGGCGGCCCCCCACGGGCCTGCTCCGCACCGTAGCCCACCGCCCGTCTAGACCGGGTGGACGAAGCGGGCGCAGCACGTCTGCCGCAACGGTAGGTTCCGGCTGCCGGGGGCGCGCCCCGGGCCCCGCCCGCTGAGGTAGATCCGCCAGCTGCCGGCCGTCAGGTCGTGCTGGACGACGTACTCACCTCTCGGCTCACCGCTGGGCTCGTCTCTTGGGAGACCTCCGTGCTGCTCACCCGCACCCCGTCCGACCACGCCCTCACCCGCCGCCCGGCACGCCGGGTCGGCATCCTCCTCGCCCTCGCCCTCGTGGGCTCGGGCACGTCGCTGGTCGGGGCGCCCACAGCCACCGGGGCGGTCACTGGGGCAGCCACCGGGGCGGTCACCGCAGCAGCGGCCGACGGCAGCACCACGACCTGCGGCCCGGTGGAGTGCACCGTGACCTTCGACTACACGGGCGAGGAGACCACCTGGATCGTCCCGACCGGCGTCACCTCGGCCAGGGTCGTCGCCCGGGGCGCCGAGGGCGGGACCTCCCTCGGCTACGACCGGCGTCCGGGTGGCAAGGGGGCGGTGGTCACCGCGACGGTCCCGATGAGCGGCGGACAACGGTTCCTGGTGACCGTCGGCGGCACGGCCACGGGGCCCGCCAACACCACCGGCGGCTGGGGGGGCACCGCCCCAGGCGGCCCCGGGTGGTTCGAGGGCGTCGAGGAAAGTCCCGCGGGGGGCGGCGGCGCCTCCGGGATGACGCTGTCGCCCTACGAGAACGTCCGGGTGGTCGCCGGCGGCGGCGGCGGCGCCGGCGGGCACGGCGTCGGCTCGGCCAGCAAGCACGGCGGCGCCGGCGGCCCGAGCGGCTCGAACGGCAGCGACGGCGACGCGCAGGAGGGCGACATCCGCACGGCCTCCGGGGGTGGCGGCGGCAAGGCGGGCACGACCTCCGCCGGCGGCGCCGGCGGTGCCGCGGGCGTCGGCGTGCTCGACTACTGGGGCGGCTCTGCGGGCCAGTCCGCCCAGGGGCGATGGGGAGCCCCGGGAGCGATCCGCTCCCACCTGGCCAGCGACAACCGCAACGCCGGGGGCGGCGGCGGTGGCGGTGGCGGCTACTTCGGTGGCGGGGGCGGCGGCACCGGCGGCGTCGCCGACGGGGCCTGGAAGCTGCGCGGTTCCGGCGGCGGCGGCGGGGGCGGCGGGAGCAGCTTCACCACCCCTGGGCTGGTGACCGACGCGAGCATCGTCGACGGCGCCCACACCGGCAACGGGCAGATCAGCATCACCTACCGCGTCCCGATCACCACGCCGACGCTGGTCACCAAGCGCGACGTCCGGGTCGAGGCCGGCAGGATGCTGGTGCAGGTCGCCTCCCTGGAGGGCGGGCACCAGCCCACCGGCGACATCCGGTTCCGGCTGTACGGCCCCTCGGACCCCACCTGCTCCGGCACCCCCCTCTCCGACAGCACGCGCAGCCTCAGCGCGCAGAGCCTCGGCTCGGTCTTCTCCGCCTACGTCAGGGCCACCCGACCGGGCACCCACCGCTGGTCCACGACGTACGCCGGCAACGAGGTCAACCGTCCCGTCAGCCAGCTGTGCACCGATGCCTCCGAGGTCGTCCCCGGTCCGCCGGCGACCCTGGTGATGACCCCCGCGACCAGCAGCGTGACCGCCGGCGGGAGGCAGGCCTACCGCGTCGTCGGCACCGACGCCTACGGCAACCTGCGCGGCGACGACACGGCGACCACCGAGTTCAGCATCGCCGGCGGCGGCACCTGCACCCAGGGCCCGCAGGCCGGGTGCACCTCGCTGGTGCCCGGGACGCACCAGGTCAGGGCGGTCAACGGCGCGGCCAGCACCACCGGCCAGCTCGTCGTCGAGCCGCTGCGCGTGGGCGTGGACGGCGCACTGCCCACCGGCACCCAGCCGCAGTCCGTCGCCGTCGACCCGACCACGCACCGCGCCTTCGTGGCCAACTCGGGCAGCGACACCGTGTCGGTCCTCGACGGCGTGA harbors:
- a CDS encoding sulfotransferase family protein, yielding MSHPITVLWSVPRSVSTSFERMISERGDHTVFDEPFSRAYYFGPDRRSQRYDETIPGSAATQVLAEVEAAAEERPVFVKDMAYHPTELLDREFLARFRNTFLVRDPAATLTSLARKWPDFTDEETGWADLDRAADLVEDLGQPLVVVDADRLCADPAAVVEDWCERMGVTYDPSALTWEPGMRPEWELWGEWHASTSRSTGFGDLRPPPPPPGHEDSRLRAAYDAALPVYERLLAHALPG
- a CDS encoding spermidine synthase, producing the protein MPDPEIVEGDRAGSWLVRLDGRDQSVVDLLDPTRLAFDYVRRTGDVIDAAAAPGDPLRVVHVGGAGLTLPRYVATTRPRSWQVVLEPDEALTARVREELPLPRRSGVRVRPVAGRPGLEALRGAGADLVLVDAYDAGEVPADLVTAEALAVVLEVLAPTGTLVANLSDTAPFTLVRDVVAAASPLVEHVVLGAEPATLKGRRGGNVLLVAGPDGSLGDALRRRAASYAAPYRVLVGREVSDAFGGGAPRHDADPGPPGGVDSAG
- a CDS encoding VOC family protein yields the protein MTVPVVRLNHAVLFVSDLERALAFYTAAFGVEVVAREPRANAAFLRMPRSENHHDLGLFGIGAHAPARQPGTVGLYHLAWQVDTVEDLEAARTTLAGLDAYTGESSHGATKSIYGVDPDGNEFEVMWMLPRADWGEFEHSATTERLDLAGEIDRWGGRRTAGRLVEG
- a CDS encoding YceI family protein: MGLFNRSDKSADAGTTATAVFDAPTAHLSDISGDYVIDASHSRIGFSARHAMVTTVRGSFGEFEGTAHVDTANPSASSAKLVIKTASIDTGSADRDGHLRSGDFFDADANPEITFTTTQVERVEDDVWRLTGDLAMKGVSKSVAIDFESTGSAIDPFGNTRIGFEGATSINRKDWGLTWNAALETGGVLVSEKIKLEFDVSAIKSA
- a CDS encoding SDR family oxidoreductase, with amino-acid sequence MTSAPPSPTRTLRDRTIVMSGGSRGIGLAIALRAARDGANVVLLAKTGEPHPKLEGTVHTAAAEIEAAGGQALAVVGDVRDDADVEGAVAAAVERFGGIDVVVNNASAIDLSGTRELSMKKYDLMQDINARGTFLLSKTALPHLERSSGAHVLTLSPPLDLRPQWAGQYLGYTMAKYGMSLVTLGLAEELREAGVAANSLWPRTMIATAAVANLLGGDEAVAGSRTPEMVADAAYAVLTRDPRTCTGNFFIDDEVLAQEGITDLEGYRAVPGGEAPLREDLFLDPI
- a CDS encoding DUF309 domain-containing protein translates to MTTLTAARAMLTRPTVHPADLTVGAAHVALEDPHVHLLLLVEDGRLLGTLDRSDLERADGEAQPALEVAELEGRTTSPDADVAQLLEQMAATGRRRLAVVDDGGTLLGLLCLKRSGGGFCDDAGVEARRRDRAPEGRDRDPEGRARQARPRDALGRPLPYGETGVEPVSEEPLPALETVASARELLAQGRPFSAHEVLEARWKDAPEAERPLWQGLAQLCVALTHAARGNAVGAARLLERGAGRVEEYAATGGPTYGLDLAAELACARRRVDA
- a CDS encoding PH domain-containing protein; translation: MSARGVTPVRAALAHATLLVVALGCLVAVPLAAPQQPSWAWMFGAMGVALLLWVADLLVTLLTRRGRLRLRAVDGTTEVVGSPWSRPVDVAAPVVLVLALVGGVLSLVDPGPLAPGTTSLDAAAPVAVLAVLALLATAGLRHVLAGRRLRSRLRLHASGVEVSGPDGRDHLPWSSLTGVGPRPLALLGYSGRVLALPGPELRSDPDLVARLVEHYRTHPRERDELADGRAVERARTGRLDELGGSAR
- a CDS encoding formate--tetrahydrofolate ligase — protein: MRSDIEIANAAVLRPIREVAAETLGIEEQHLVPYGHFKAKVDLGYLASLEDRPLGRLVLVTALSPTPPGEGKTTTTVGLTDALHGLGHRVVACLREPSMGPVFGMKGGAAGGGWSQVVPMTDINLHFTGDFAAIAAANNLLAALIDNHVHHGNALDLDTRSITWKRVLDVNDRALREVVVGLGGHANGFTREDGFDIVVASELMAIFCLTESWADLKRRIGDIVVGYDRSSQPVTARDLGAHGAMAALLRDALAPNLVQTLEGAPAFVHGGPFANIAHGCSSVAATRAGLRLADVVVTEAGFGADLGAEKFVDIKCRKSGLRPDVAVVVATVRALKYHGGVALADLGAEDLAAVEAGMVNLRRHLDNVRGVYGIGCVVAVNRFPTDTDAEVAKVVELCAAEGVEAHPATHFSDGGVGARDLAQGVLRSLAEPPAYEFGYTYPDELSLTGKVEAVATRLYGASLVTWDARARRRLERIERDGYGALPVCVAKTQYSFSTDPTALGAPSGHELHVREVRLSAGAGFVVVVCGDMMTMPGLPATPAAGRIDLADDGTILGLS
- a CDS encoding YncE family protein, whose amino-acid sequence is MLLTRTPSDHALTRRPARRVGILLALALVGSGTSLVGAPTATGAVTGAATGAVTAAAADGSTTTCGPVECTVTFDYTGEETTWIVPTGVTSARVVARGAEGGTSLGYDRRPGGKGAVVTATVPMSGGQRFLVTVGGTATGPANTTGGWGGTAPGGPGWFEGVEESPAGGGGASGMTLSPYENVRVVAGGGGGAGGHGVGSASKHGGAGGPSGSNGSDGDAQEGDIRTASGGGGGKAGTTSAGGAGGAAGVGVLDYWGGSAGQSAQGRWGAPGAIRSHLASDNRNAGGGGGGGGGYFGGGGGGTGGVADGAWKLRGSGGGGGGGGSSFTTPGLVTDASIVDGAHTGNGQISITYRVPITTPTLVTKRDVRVEAGRMLVQVASLEGGHQPTGDIRFRLYGPSDPTCSGTPLSDSTRSLSAQSLGSVFSAYVRATRPGTHRWSTTYAGNEVNRPVSQLCTDASEVVPGPPATLVMTPATSSVTAGGRQAYRVVGTDAYGNLRGDDTATTEFSIAGGGTCTQGPQAGCTSLVPGTHQVRAVNGAASTTGQLVVEPLRVGVDGALPTGTQPQSVAVDPTTHRAFVANSGSDTVSVLDGVTGALVATVPVGDYPTAVAVDPTTHAVYVSNLRDGTLSILANGGTGTVSTVAVGPYPLGVGVDQGTGTAYVANSGSSTVTVVRDRRAVATVRVGSRPLGLDVDPTTHRVYVANSDAGTVSVIDGASNAVTATVDLGLTRSQLVDVTVDRFTRDVYVADREGGRVHVIDAATDEVTGSLAAGTQPSGVAVDPGTRTTYVTDAGSDEVTVLDQRSGQVLDTLGVGRRPTSVAVDPTTHTAFVTNFDDGTVSVLRLADAARPVVFTSTPPSPALHEGSYTPTAVGPDPSRPVRFSIGATSDLGTCAIDDAGVVSFTGTGRCVVEADQSGTLGSASAAGARQTVIVSAAPRFVSADPPLRAAHATPYTAAFRAAAYPSPTYSLVGAPGFLSIDPATGRVSGTPDAPDAAYTPATFSYAVRAENPVGAATTETFTVSVSPQALPGGDPGPQEPGPLTPVPGGDGTDPGDPTDPTDPTDPSLPDPTTSPVPPVTGPSAGPDTGPRPDVGPDVPLASSSPLVPGAGTASGSPAAAGGPVVTRGTTATGGPLPDTGAPTHAGVLGGAGLLLLLLGGAVASCTRRRPGRAG